One Ahaetulla prasina isolate Xishuangbanna chromosome 1, ASM2864084v1, whole genome shotgun sequence DNA window includes the following coding sequences:
- the TCTE1 gene encoding dynein regulatory complex subunit 5, with protein sequence MQENVLVDVSTVPPPSHITIKNPAANPRRMRRLIAEDPEWNLAIVPQLTELCIQHIINNFENNPILERLLPDHQKKVLEKISTSLPLTVTANLISDEGYWKRCCTGRWTVCDVSAYGNSWKRMFFERHLENILKFYIPDTTSPNEVLDLIPLCKEYVKKLEIDQFLPPVKLDQKKEDEDVSDTESDAGIDEPSMDHFDLSLLVPALLHLEELHLSYGVKDCGMNFEWNLFEFTYRDCCSLANAIKKCPTLKVFKLTRSKVDDDKARILILHLLDHPSLVELNLSHNLIADRGARAIGKLINRSKMVTLNICDNRIRAQGAQAIAHALSKNSILTSLNFRLNCIEDEGGQAICHALLLNSTLTTLHLGGNELSEPTATLFSQVLAQNTALSHINLSCNHIGLDGGKQLLEGMSDNKTVVEFDLRLAEVGQESEYLINQTIKANQELARLRNLHHSTT encoded by the exons ATGCAGGAAAATGTACTTGTAGATGTCAGTACCGTCCCTCCTCCAAGTCACATAACAATAAAAAATCCTGCAGCTAATCCCCGACGAATGCGAAGGCTTATTGCTGAAGATCCTGAATGGAATCTAGCCATAGTTCCACAGCTCACAGAGCTCTGCATCCAACACATAATCAACAATTTTGAAA ACAATCCTATCTTGGAAAGGCTACTTCCTGACCACCAAAAGAAAGTGCTAGAAAAGATTTCCACAAGCCTACCCCTTACGGTGACTGCAAATTTGATCAGCGACGAAGGCTACTGGAAACGGTGCTGTACTGGAAGATGGACAGTTTGTGATGTATCCGCCTATGGAAACAGTTGGAAGCGGATGTTTTTTGAACGCCATTTGGAAAACATTTTGAAGTTTTACATTCCAGATACTACTAGTCCCAACGAAGTTCTCGACCTCATTCCACTCTGCAAGGAGTACGTGAAAAAGCTAGAGATTGACCAGTTCCTTCCACCAGTGAAGCTAGATCAAAAGAAGGAAGATGAAGATGTCTCTGATACTGAAAGTGATGCTGGAATAGACGAACCTTCTATGGACCATTTTGATTTGAGCCTGCTTGTTCCTGCACTCCTTCATCTTGAGGAACTGCATCTTTCATACGGTGTTAAAGACTGTGGCATGAATTTTGAATGGAATCTTTTCGAATTCACTTATCGAGATTGTTGCTCACTGGCCAATGCTATTAAGAAATGCCCAACtctaaaa GTGTTCAAGCTGACCCGGAGCAAAGTGGATGACGATAAAGCCAGGATTCTGATCCTACACCTATTGGACCACCCTTCATTGGTAGAATTAAATTTATCCCACAATTTGATTGCAGACAGAGGAGCCCGAGCTATTGGCAAGCTAATTAACCGCAGTAAGATGGTAACGCTTAACATCTGTGATAACAGGATTCGGGCTCAAGGAGCCCAGGCTATAGCTCACGCACTGTCCAAGAATTCTATTTTGACATCCCTCAATTTCCGCCTCAACTGCATTGAGGATGAAGGAGGCCAAGCCATTTGCCATGCCTTGCTGCTTAACAGCACACTGACAACTCTTCACTTGGGTGGCAATGAATTGTCAGAGCCAACAGCCACCCTATTCTCTCAAGTCTTGGCTCAGAACACTGCTTTGTCTCATATCAACCTCTCCTGCAATCACATTGGACTA GATGGAGGGAAGCAATTGCTGGAAGGCATGTCTGATAACAAGACAGTAGTCGAATTTGATCTCAGACTGGCAGAGGTGGGACAAGAGAGTGAATATCTTATTAACCAGACTATAAAAGCCAATCAGGAATTAGCCCGTCTCAGAAACCTGCACCATTCCACCACGTAA